The following are encoded in a window of Pseudomonas sp. St316 genomic DNA:
- a CDS encoding MFS transporter, whose amino-acid sequence MKYLVTRPWGGYERRMITLLSLSFGLVGLDRFIIMPLFPVIMHDLALDYQDLSMLSAILAFAWGGSALFMGAAIRVLGPKKLLVLSITLLSLLAGASALITSLVGLVLLRALMGVCEGAFTPVSIIVTDEVSQPCRRGLNLGIQQALFPIIGLCLGPLLAGVLLEVFGSWRAVFAIISLPGLLVAWYLYRTYQPTQVPSEASIEHASKSQWRTALSSGNVRLNIALMLCILTCQFVLCALLPSYLTDILHLSNFSMAMIISAIGLGGFFGQLVIPGLSDQLGRKPVVAICFMISALLVGLLIISPPLPWLLFLQLFFLSFINFSLICITVGPLTSESVPPSLLATATGLVVGCGEILGGGVAPVVAGYIAMTWGLTAILFLALAGSITGGLLSLWLKEANPAFNGLKDYAPLSARLTLEDK is encoded by the coding sequence ATGAAGTATCTGGTCACTCGACCTTGGGGCGGCTATGAAAGACGCATGATCACGCTTCTGTCGCTCAGCTTCGGGCTGGTAGGACTGGACAGGTTCATTATCATGCCGCTGTTCCCGGTGATCATGCATGACTTGGCCCTGGACTATCAGGACTTGAGCATGTTGTCAGCCATCCTGGCATTTGCATGGGGAGGCTCTGCCTTGTTCATGGGTGCTGCCATCAGGGTACTGGGCCCAAAGAAGTTGCTGGTCCTGTCGATCACCCTGCTATCGCTCCTGGCCGGTGCGTCTGCATTGATCACCAGCCTGGTAGGCCTGGTGCTCTTGCGCGCCTTGATGGGCGTCTGCGAAGGAGCCTTCACGCCAGTCAGTATCATTGTCACCGATGAAGTCTCGCAGCCTTGCCGACGCGGACTCAATCTAGGGATTCAACAGGCCTTGTTCCCCATCATCGGCCTGTGTCTCGGACCGCTGCTGGCCGGCGTCCTGCTTGAAGTGTTCGGATCCTGGCGCGCCGTGTTCGCCATCATTTCGTTACCCGGCCTGTTAGTAGCCTGGTACCTCTATAGAACCTACCAACCGACCCAGGTGCCCAGCGAGGCATCGATTGAACACGCCTCAAAAAGCCAGTGGAGGACGGCCCTGTCCAGCGGGAATGTGCGGCTCAACATTGCCTTGATGCTTTGCATACTCACGTGCCAGTTCGTTCTGTGTGCCCTGCTCCCCAGTTACCTGACAGACATTCTGCACCTGAGCAATTTCTCCATGGCCATGATTATTTCCGCCATTGGCCTGGGTGGTTTTTTTGGCCAGTTGGTCATCCCCGGCTTGTCCGACCAACTGGGTCGCAAGCCCGTGGTTGCCATCTGCTTCATGATCAGCGCGCTGTTAGTGGGTTTATTGATCATCAGCCCACCGTTGCCCTGGCTACTGTTCCTTCAATTATTCTTCTTGTCGTTTATCAACTTCAGCCTGATCTGCATCACGGTCGGCCCACTGACCAGCGAATCAGTGCCACCCAGTTTATTGGCCACCGCGACGGGGCTGGTGGTGGGCTGCGGAGAGATTCTTGGAGGGGGCGTCGCGCCTGTGGTCGCCGGCTACATCGCCATGACGTGGGGACTTACCGCGATTCTGTTCCTGGCACTGGCCGGAAGTATCACGGGGGGCTTGCTGTCTCTATGGCTCAAAGAGGCAAACCCGGCTTTCAACGGACTCAAGGACTACGCCCCCCTATCCGCACGCTTGACCCTGGAGGATAAGTGA
- a CDS encoding MFS transporter → MDRNLDRRNNLSLDGLNFFLADVRDGLGPYLAIYLLAVHRWDPASIGVVMTVAAMAGLVAQAPAGALIDRVRSKRAVVAVAALLVTLGCLVLPFTSSFGMVALTQALGAVAASVFAPAIAAISLGITGARAFTRRTGRNETFNHAGNACAALLAGGFAWLFGPIAVFYLMAAMALASIVAVSCVSAEAIDHDVARGLEAGQSVQGPTPSALRVLLDNRTLLLFAICCGLFHLANAAMLPLVSQKLAQANAHLATPLTSACIVAAQLVMVPMAWLVGVKADAWGRKPLLLAGFLILPIRGVLYVLSDDPYWLVAVQLLDGIGAGLFGALFPLVVKDLTQGTGRFNVSLGVLSTVFGFGAALSNSLAGFVVQGAGYSAAFLTLAAVAALALVLLLAMPETFRPSYAHPADTLAVADGGIA, encoded by the coding sequence GTGGATCGAAACCTGGACCGACGTAACAACCTTTCCCTGGATGGGCTGAATTTTTTCCTCGCGGATGTACGCGATGGGCTGGGTCCTTACCTGGCGATCTACCTGCTGGCGGTGCATCGCTGGGACCCGGCCAGCATTGGCGTGGTGATGACAGTGGCGGCGATGGCCGGGCTTGTTGCCCAGGCCCCCGCCGGAGCACTGATCGACCGGGTGCGCAGCAAGCGCGCCGTAGTGGCCGTGGCTGCCTTGTTGGTGACGCTGGGTTGCCTGGTGCTACCGTTCACTTCTTCCTTCGGCATGGTGGCGTTGACCCAGGCGCTCGGCGCCGTGGCGGCGTCGGTCTTCGCGCCAGCGATTGCGGCAATTTCCCTGGGCATTACCGGCGCCAGGGCCTTTACGCGGCGCACTGGGCGCAATGAAACATTCAACCACGCGGGCAATGCCTGTGCAGCGCTGCTGGCGGGTGGGTTCGCCTGGCTGTTCGGTCCCATTGCGGTGTTCTATCTGATGGCCGCGATGGCATTGGCCAGTATCGTGGCGGTCAGTTGCGTGTCTGCCGAGGCCATCGACCATGACGTGGCCCGGGGCCTGGAAGCCGGTCAGTCGGTGCAGGGCCCGACACCCTCGGCGCTGCGCGTGTTGCTGGATAACCGCACGCTGCTGTTGTTCGCTATCTGTTGCGGGCTGTTTCACCTGGCGAACGCGGCAATGCTCCCGCTGGTCAGCCAGAAGCTCGCCCAGGCCAATGCACACCTGGCCACGCCGCTGACGTCGGCCTGTATCGTCGCGGCGCAACTGGTCATGGTGCCCATGGCGTGGCTGGTCGGCGTCAAGGCCGATGCCTGGGGACGCAAGCCGTTGTTGCTGGCCGGCTTCCTGATCCTGCCCATCCGCGGTGTGTTGTACGTGCTCTCGGATGACCCCTATTGGTTGGTGGCGGTGCAGTTGTTGGATGGGATCGGTGCCGGGCTGTTTGGCGCGCTGTTTCCCTTGGTGGTCAAGGACCTGACCCAGGGCACTGGGCGTTTCAACGTCAGCCTCGGGGTGCTGTCGACAGTGTTCGGGTTCGGCGCGGCGTTGAGTAACAGCCTGGCCGGCTTTGTGGTGCAAGGGGCTGGCTACAGCGCGGCGTTCCTGACCCTGGCGGCGGTTGCTGCGTTGGCATTGGTTCTGTTGCTGGCGATGCCCGAGACTTTCCGGCCGAGCTACGCTCACCCGGCCGACACCCTTGCGGTAGCTGACGGTGGCATTGCCTGA
- a CDS encoding hydroxymethylglutaryl-CoA synthase, which translates to MNRVGIVSYGAGIPVCRLKVDDVIQVWKNTDLSLVKGQLGIIERAVLQPDEDVITLGVLAAQRALDKAPPCSLEALYLGTCTNPYDSRASAAIILEMLGCGYDAFCADVQFAGKSGTSALQIAYALVASGMVGNALAVGADTINRNTAPGDLTESYAGAGAAALLLGRENVIAHFDASFSCAADVADNIRPQGDRYIRSGMGLGSDKNSIGLEDQTRRAASGLMAKIHAQAGDFDYVVFQQNLVSTPYSLGKHLGFTTAQIEPGIYAQSVGDAGAASPLLGLVNVLDQARPGERILVVSYGFGAGSDAIALTVTDAIEAYQKTNVPLRTLLEDKYYVDYGTSIKYEFKYLRPAYALTAYL; encoded by the coding sequence ATGAATAGAGTAGGAATTGTGAGCTATGGCGCGGGTATCCCGGTCTGCCGGCTCAAGGTGGACGACGTGATCCAGGTGTGGAAGAACACCGATCTGAGCTTGGTAAAGGGTCAATTGGGCATTATTGAAAGGGCCGTACTGCAACCCGACGAAGATGTCATAACCTTGGGTGTCCTTGCCGCCCAACGCGCGCTGGACAAGGCGCCGCCTTGCTCCCTTGAAGCGCTTTATCTTGGCACCTGCACCAATCCGTATGACTCCCGGGCCTCAGCCGCGATCATCCTGGAAATGCTCGGCTGCGGCTATGACGCCTTTTGCGCAGACGTGCAGTTTGCCGGCAAATCAGGCACCAGCGCCCTTCAGATTGCATATGCCTTGGTAGCATCGGGCATGGTGGGCAACGCGTTGGCGGTGGGCGCCGATACGATCAACCGCAACACCGCCCCCGGCGATTTGACAGAATCCTACGCCGGAGCGGGCGCCGCTGCCCTGCTGTTGGGTAGAGAAAATGTGATCGCGCATTTTGACGCAAGTTTTTCCTGCGCGGCGGATGTCGCTGACAACATCAGGCCTCAAGGGGACCGCTATATCCGCTCGGGAATGGGATTGGGCTCGGACAAGAACAGCATCGGCCTTGAAGACCAGACTCGTCGCGCCGCCTCGGGATTGATGGCCAAGATCCATGCGCAGGCCGGTGATTTCGATTATGTCGTCTTCCAACAGAACCTGGTGTCGACCCCCTACTCTCTCGGCAAGCACCTGGGATTCACGACGGCGCAAATCGAACCTGGCATCTATGCCCAGAGTGTCGGTGATGCTGGGGCAGCAAGCCCTTTGCTGGGCTTGGTCAACGTCCTCGATCAAGCGCGTCCCGGTGAAAGAATCCTGGTGGTTTCCTATGGGTTTGGTGCGGGCAGCGATGCCATCGCCTTGACCGTCACCGATGCCATCGAAGCCTATCAAAAGACCAACGTTCCGCTGCGCACGCTGCTGGAGGATAAGTACTACGTGGATTACGGGACGTCGATCAAGTACGAGTTCAAATACTTGCGGCCCGCCTATGCCCTGACGGCCTATCTCTGA
- a CDS encoding TetR/AcrR family transcriptional regulator, producing MARKPSRSSIGSLRSPHTHKAIIISAIETLKECGYSGLSIEAVARRAGASKPTIYRWWGNKAALIAEVYESESEQIRKEPDKGSFKENLNFLLLNLWKVWRETICGEAFRCVIAEAQLDPSTLPKLKDEFMERRRELPRKLVENAIQQGELPKDTSRELLLDMIFGFCWYRLLTEQLEVEADINEFTTLLLNGVLRTTSAAVQDTAEA from the coding sequence ATGGCCCGTAAACCATCTCGGAGCTCCATTGGCTCATTGAGGAGCCCTCACACGCACAAAGCGATCATCATTTCTGCCATAGAAACCCTCAAGGAGTGCGGTTACTCGGGGTTGAGTATCGAGGCTGTGGCCCGCCGTGCGGGCGCGAGCAAACCAACCATCTACCGGTGGTGGGGTAACAAGGCAGCCTTGATCGCCGAGGTCTACGAGAGTGAAAGCGAACAGATTCGCAAAGAGCCTGATAAAGGCTCATTCAAGGAGAACCTCAATTTCTTGCTGCTTAATCTATGGAAGGTCTGGCGAGAAACGATTTGCGGGGAGGCTTTTCGGTGTGTCATTGCTGAGGCCCAGCTCGATCCCAGCACGCTGCCCAAGCTGAAAGACGAATTCATGGAGCGGCGCAGGGAGCTGCCTCGCAAGTTGGTGGAAAATGCCATTCAGCAAGGCGAGTTACCCAAGGATACGTCGCGTGAATTGCTCCTGGACATGATCTTTGGATTTTGCTGGTACCGGCTTTTGACCGAGCAGTTGGAGGTGGAGGCGGACATCAATGAGTTCACGACACTTCTGCTGAACGGGGTACTGCGCACGACTTCGGCAGCGGTTCAGGACACCGCCGAAGCCTGA
- a CDS encoding thiolase family protein, with translation MSARRVAIVSAAYTPKPGSSRVRQTFKEMIVESAYQALNAIKMHPRELQAVAYGYHGEGISEYGGLGPTISDALGISPAPTFMSTANCTSSSVSFQMAHQMVASGEYDIVLCGGFEKMTDHINYAEYIGSSTECEYDYFLGISHTDAFALATAEYFEKFGYAGREADVLATFGRQMRIYAHNTPTATRYGVPIPSLETLKSSEACGSMLAWGEASGCAILVAEHLAHRYTTQPVFIRGCAYTGVSHYFGTRYHNPTLQFPGLPKDVGMAVSANSMACAEIAYKKAGITAKDIDVAQVYDLLGAGLIQMESMGVCGPGQAGDFVLEGGIALDGQLPLNTDGGNIGRGHASGCDGILHITELFRQLRGESNNQVKGARIGVSQNLGGYAAHNSVIVLSND, from the coding sequence ATGTCCGCACGACGCGTTGCTATCGTTTCGGCTGCCTATACCCCTAAACCGGGCAGTTCCAGAGTTCGTCAGACTTTCAAGGAGATGATCGTCGAGTCCGCCTACCAAGCGCTCAACGCCATCAAGATGCATCCCCGCGAACTCCAGGCAGTTGCCTATGGTTACCACGGTGAAGGCATTTCCGAATACGGAGGCCTGGGCCCGACCATTTCCGATGCCCTGGGTATCAGCCCTGCCCCCACGTTCATGAGTACGGCCAACTGCACCAGCAGTTCGGTGTCTTTCCAGATGGCTCACCAAATGGTCGCCTCAGGTGAATACGACATCGTCCTGTGCGGCGGCTTTGAAAAAATGACCGACCACATCAACTACGCCGAGTACATTGGCTCGAGCACTGAATGTGAATACGATTATTTCCTGGGCATCTCACACACAGACGCCTTTGCCCTGGCAACCGCCGAATATTTTGAAAAGTTCGGTTATGCAGGACGCGAAGCGGATGTACTGGCAACGTTTGGGCGACAGATGCGCATCTATGCCCATAACACCCCCACGGCCACCCGTTATGGCGTACCAATTCCGTCCCTCGAAACACTCAAGAGCAGCGAAGCGTGCGGCTCCATGTTGGCCTGGGGTGAAGCCAGCGGTTGCGCCATCCTGGTTGCCGAACATCTTGCGCACCGTTACACGACCCAACCGGTATTTATCCGGGGCTGTGCCTACACCGGCGTATCGCACTATTTCGGCACGCGCTATCACAACCCGACGCTGCAATTTCCGGGGCTGCCAAAAGATGTAGGCATGGCGGTTTCCGCCAACTCGATGGCCTGCGCCGAAATCGCCTACAAAAAAGCCGGTATCACCGCAAAAGACATCGATGTGGCGCAAGTCTACGACTTGCTGGGCGCCGGGTTGATTCAAATGGAGTCCATGGGCGTATGTGGTCCGGGCCAGGCAGGCGACTTTGTATTGGAAGGCGGCATAGCCCTTGATGGGCAACTTCCCCTGAACACTGACGGGGGCAACATCGGACGCGGCCACGCCTCCGGTTGCGATGGGATTTTGCACATCACTGAATTGTTCCGACAGCTTCGCGGCGAGTCCAACAACCAAGTCAAAGGCGCTCGTATTGGCGTCTCGCAAAACCTGGGCGGTTATGCCGCGCACAACAGCGTCATTGTGCTTTCCAACGATTAA
- a CDS encoding type III polyketide synthase, protein MSTLCKPSLLFPQYKITQQQMIEHLEQLHDDHPRMALAKRMIQNTQVNERYLVLPIDELAVHTGFTHRSIVYEREARRMSSIAARQAIENAGLTTDDIRMVAVTSCTGFMMPSLTAHLINDLGLRTSTVQLPIAQLGCVAGAAAINRANDFASRAPDNHVLIVSLEFSSLCYQPQDTKLHAFISAALFGDAVSACVMRADDQAPGFKIAKTGSYFLPDSEHYIKYDVKDSGFHFTLDKAVMNSIKDVAPMMEELNYETFNQHCAQNDFFIFHTGGRKILDELVLQLDLEPGRVAQSRDSLSEAGNIASVVVFDVLKRQFDSGPVDGATGMLAAFGPGFTAEMAVGKWVA, encoded by the coding sequence ATGTCTACTCTTTGCAAACCCAGTCTGCTGTTCCCGCAATACAAGATCACTCAGCAACAAATGATCGAGCATCTAGAGCAATTGCATGATGATCATCCACGAATGGCACTTGCCAAACGAATGATTCAAAACACACAGGTGAACGAACGGTACTTGGTCCTGCCTATCGATGAACTGGCGGTGCATACCGGCTTTACTCATCGCAGCATCGTTTATGAGCGCGAAGCCCGCCGCATGTCATCCATCGCGGCGCGCCAAGCCATTGAGAATGCCGGGCTGACCACCGACGACATTCGCATGGTCGCGGTGACATCGTGCACCGGGTTCATGATGCCTTCGCTGACGGCCCACTTGATCAATGACCTGGGCCTGCGAACGTCGACCGTACAACTGCCCATCGCTCAATTGGGCTGCGTGGCGGGCGCTGCGGCGATTAATCGAGCCAATGACTTCGCCAGCCGGGCGCCGGACAACCATGTCCTCATTGTCTCCCTGGAGTTTTCGTCGCTCTGCTATCAACCCCAGGACACCAAGTTGCACGCGTTCATATCGGCGGCGTTATTCGGCGATGCCGTATCGGCCTGCGTCATGCGCGCCGATGACCAGGCGCCTGGTTTCAAGATCGCCAAGACCGGGTCTTACTTCCTGCCTGACAGCGAGCACTACATTAAGTACGACGTTAAAGACAGTGGCTTTCACTTTACCCTGGACAAGGCCGTCATGAACTCCATCAAAGATGTCGCACCGATGATGGAGGAGTTGAACTACGAGACCTTCAATCAACATTGCGCTCAAAATGACTTTTTCATCTTCCATACCGGCGGACGGAAAATTCTTGATGAACTGGTCCTGCAACTGGACCTGGAACCCGGCCGGGTCGCGCAGTCTCGTGACAGCTTGAGCGAAGCCGGGAACATCGCCAGCGTGGTGGTCTTCGATGTGCTCAAGCGCCAGTTTGACAGCGGGCCCGTCGATGGCGCGACAGGCATGCTGGCGGCCTTCGGCCCCGGTTTCACCGCTGAAATGGCAGTGGGCAAGTGGGTTGCCTGA
- a CDS encoding fumarylacetoacetate hydrolase: MTHYVMLLDTPMPRGGLGVFDFKSGQSREVRPPQGNLYEALAHCADRNMDWESYLKNLPSTPYPLTPAAVKYRPPLKPDNNLLVQISEITLCTAKTEQAWYYKGNGRLLKTDGDPLQVPYHSQSISSEPCIVCLYWVDPFGALRFIGFTLGNDIHDHVLHSRDAISSTHAHLRTCAIAPALIVGELQADLAINVQIERDGQPLAASHHRMSLHRWQSLRRYSQEFLEKHEQFLEPGLVHYVFHSLSHRTTNVPLQHGDWLSIDCPELELAMSNQIVEEELVSLMPLPVRRAPEHDCIDRPLPVSKKF; encoded by the coding sequence ATGACCCATTATGTAATGTTGCTGGACACTCCAATGCCGCGAGGAGGCCTTGGCGTATTTGACTTCAAGTCCGGGCAAAGCCGAGAGGTGCGTCCGCCCCAGGGCAATTTGTATGAAGCCCTGGCCCATTGCGCGGATCGGAATATGGACTGGGAGTCCTATCTCAAGAACCTGCCGTCCACGCCCTACCCGCTTACGCCTGCGGCGGTGAAATACCGACCGCCGCTCAAGCCCGACAACAACTTATTGGTCCAGATCAGCGAAATCACGCTCTGTACCGCCAAGACAGAACAAGCCTGGTATTACAAAGGTAACGGTCGATTGCTCAAGACCGACGGCGACCCTTTGCAGGTGCCCTATCATTCACAAAGCATCAGTAGCGAGCCGTGCATTGTCTGCCTCTATTGGGTCGACCCGTTTGGCGCGCTACGCTTCATTGGCTTTACCTTGGGCAACGACATTCACGATCATGTGTTGCACAGCCGTGACGCCATTTCTTCAACCCATGCACACTTGCGCACCTGTGCGATTGCCCCGGCATTGATAGTGGGAGAATTGCAGGCTGATCTGGCCATCAATGTCCAGATAGAACGCGACGGCCAACCCTTGGCGGCAAGTCACCACCGGATGAGCTTGCATCGCTGGCAAAGTTTGCGCCGATACTCGCAAGAGTTCCTGGAGAAACATGAGCAGTTTCTCGAGCCCGGGCTGGTGCACTACGTGTTCCACAGCTTGAGCCATCGCACGACCAATGTGCCGCTCCAACACGGTGACTGGCTCAGCATTGACTGCCCCGAGCTGGAATTGGCCATGAGCAATCAGATTGTCGAAGAGGAACTGGTTTCGCTGATGCCCTTGCCTGTGAGACGTGCACCTGAGCATGACTGTATCGACCGGCCCCTGCCCGTGTCTAAAAAGTTCTGA
- a CDS encoding ATP-binding protein gives MKDSHGRNALLNDVAHMTRQVQQLLLLTEASEAQNYQFAEVELADITTEATDYLQRMAEAAEVRLVLAQNASSGAPWQADRSALFTLLKNLLENAIQHAPRGTEVRVEIGRDELSVRDWGPGVDREQLPHLFARFWRGAHRRDHGAGLGLTICQEIAQAHGWTLSAKRAKPGLLLQLSRRG, from the coding sequence ATGAAGGACAGTCATGGTCGCAACGCGCTGCTCAACGACGTGGCCCACATGACCCGTCAAGTCCAGCAACTGCTGCTACTGACCGAAGCCAGTGAGGCCCAGAACTACCAGTTTGCCGAAGTCGAGCTGGCAGATATCACGACAGAAGCCACCGACTATTTGCAACGCATGGCCGAAGCCGCCGAAGTACGCCTGGTGCTGGCGCAAAACGCTAGCTCCGGTGCCCCATGGCAGGCGGATCGCAGCGCCCTCTTCACCTTGCTGAAGAACCTGCTGGAAAACGCCATTCAACATGCCCCTCGGGGCACTGAAGTGCGCGTGGAAATCGGCCGGGATGAGCTGAGCGTACGAGACTGGGGTCCCGGGGTGGACCGCGAGCAACTGCCGCACCTGTTCGCTCGCTTCTGGCGCGGAGCCCATCGCCGCGACCATGGCGCCGGCCTGGGCTTGACGATCTGCCAGGAAATCGCCCAGGCCCATGGCTGGACGCTCTCAGCCAAGAGAGCGAAGCCAGGCTTGTTGCTGCAGCTGTCTCGACGGGGATGA
- a CDS encoding zinc ribbon domain-containing protein — translation MSLYPEQIHRMTTASMLREWREHGGKYRLEGSRCQDCEEIFFPRRTVCGACNSLNVEPYRCARTGTIQVSAHAENPILAAMGYGETVPRFMAMVRLDDGLVIASEIVDVIDPRQVVSGAPVRMVIRKHVRESNLAWQYAYKFVLVK, via the coding sequence ATGTCCCTTTACCCTGAACAAATTCACCGCATGACCACCGCCAGCATGTTGCGCGAGTGGCGCGAGCACGGCGGCAAATACCGTCTCGAAGGCAGCCGCTGCCAGGATTGCGAAGAAATTTTCTTCCCTCGGCGCACCGTCTGCGGCGCGTGCAATTCGTTGAATGTAGAACCGTATCGCTGCGCACGCACCGGCACGATCCAAGTCAGCGCCCATGCCGAGAACCCCATACTGGCAGCCATGGGCTATGGCGAAACCGTGCCCCGCTTCATGGCGATGGTGCGCCTGGACGATGGCCTGGTGATTGCCTCGGAAATCGTTGACGTCATCGATCCGCGGCAAGTCGTCAGCGGTGCGCCCGTGCGCATGGTTATTCGAAAACATGTCCGGGAAAGCAACTTGGCCTGGCAATATGCCTACAAGTTTGTCTTGGTGAAATAA
- a CDS encoding 2,4-diacetylphloroglucinol hydrolase, with translation MEARVMTPFTYFSLPMQKQFLANQRAIQGKPYADFFRSKISVPLSAVEKIQQGPMPLADTLTPSVEDLNRMLAADFISEEAGYALLPGPMAYVQSRKFFPNCTAEMLKWWFMWHPLEAERYTLWFPYAHVENPCVHHERLLDDSLSFEERLYGNTFCASEYVGDRLMHLHIDFRDPCELGFCPDLYRESKIDGSVSALMSLAHEPQVPVSLMAHLFKECPEGLYLTSRYWVGSHPAMQRFPGAERAAQLLEENGLGEVELETLAYEFAVHDLCEFNHLASILPSLHARFSGAK, from the coding sequence ATGGAAGCGCGCGTAATGACACCTTTCACCTACTTCTCATTGCCAATGCAGAAGCAGTTCCTGGCCAACCAGCGGGCCATCCAAGGCAAACCCTACGCCGACTTTTTCCGCTCCAAGATCAGCGTGCCGCTCAGCGCCGTCGAAAAAATACAGCAAGGCCCCATGCCCCTGGCTGACACCTTGACGCCCAGCGTTGAAGACCTTAACCGCATGCTCGCCGCTGATTTCATTAGCGAAGAGGCCGGATACGCGCTGCTGCCAGGGCCGATGGCCTACGTGCAAAGTCGCAAGTTTTTCCCCAACTGCACAGCCGAGATGCTCAAGTGGTGGTTCATGTGGCATCCACTGGAAGCTGAACGCTACACCCTGTGGTTTCCTTACGCCCATGTGGAAAACCCCTGCGTTCATCACGAGCGCCTCCTCGACGACTCCCTGAGCTTTGAGGAGCGCTTGTATGGCAATACTTTCTGCGCCTCTGAGTACGTCGGTGACCGCCTCATGCACCTGCACATTGATTTCAGGGATCCCTGCGAGCTGGGCTTCTGTCCGGACCTGTACCGCGAATCCAAAATAGACGGCAGTGTCAGCGCCTTGATGAGCCTGGCCCACGAACCGCAAGTGCCGGTGTCGCTGATGGCGCACTTGTTCAAGGAATGCCCGGAGGGTTTGTACCTGACGAGCCGTTATTGGGTCGGCAGCCACCCTGCCATGCAGCGTTTTCCAGGCGCCGAGCGAGCTGCTCAGCTACTGGAAGAAAACGGCCTGGGAGAAGTGGAGCTGGAAACCCTGGCTTATGAATTTGCGGTGCATGATTTGTGTGAGTTCAACCACCTGGCCAGCATCCTGCCGAGCCTTCATGCACGATTCAGCGGCGCAAAGTAA
- a CDS encoding OprD family porin encodes MTTLLTRGALFPILGLLPLASASAEGFIDDSKLKLQLRNVYFNENFRDEHGMSARAARTAKSERTEWAQGLLLDYQSGFTPGTIGFGVDALGLLGVKLDSGRGRSGTGLLPVHDDGRAADEFASAGMTAKARVAKTTIKYGTLLPKTPVLVYNDARLLPQTYQGTQISSNDIDNLTITGGYLERFKLRDSSDSVPIVPDGYGGDKSGDFSYAGADYTLGKNVRLSYFHGELENFYRQDFAGIQHDLPLGAGVLTSDLRYFNSVESGSAYGGKIDNDMLSGLLSYAVVGHTLSAGYQTLSGEAGLPYVSGATVYSFSNVGIGKFIEEDEKTWMLGYGYDFARLGVPGLTFSTRYLSGNDGKSNTTVKEWERDAEIAYVVQQGTFKGLGVKVRNYVYRSDFSRGRDSNRIYFTYDIALW; translated from the coding sequence ATGACCACTTTGCTTACCCGCGGGGCTTTGTTTCCAATCCTTGGGCTGTTGCCCCTGGCCTCGGCCAGCGCCGAAGGTTTCATCGACGACAGCAAGCTCAAGCTGCAATTGCGCAACGTCTACTTCAACGAAAATTTTCGCGATGAGCACGGTATGAGCGCACGGGCGGCGAGGACCGCCAAGAGTGAGCGCACCGAATGGGCCCAGGGCTTGCTGCTGGATTACCAATCGGGCTTTACGCCGGGCACCATCGGCTTCGGGGTCGATGCCCTGGGCCTGCTCGGGGTCAAGCTCGACTCCGGGCGTGGCCGCAGCGGCACCGGCCTGCTACCGGTGCATGACGACGGTCGCGCCGCCGACGAGTTTGCCAGCGCGGGGATGACCGCCAAGGCCAGGGTGGCCAAGACCACGATCAAATACGGCACCTTGCTGCCCAAGACCCCGGTATTGGTCTACAACGATGCTCGGCTGTTGCCCCAGACTTACCAAGGCACCCAGATCAGCAGCAATGACATCGACAACCTCACCATCACCGGCGGGTATCTGGAGCGTTTCAAGCTGCGCGATTCGAGCGACAGCGTGCCCATCGTGCCCGATGGCTACGGCGGCGATAAGTCGGGTGACTTCAGCTATGCCGGTGCCGACTACACGTTGGGCAAAAACGTCCGCCTGAGCTACTTCCATGGCGAACTGGAGAATTTCTATCGACAGGATTTTGCCGGTATCCAGCATGATCTGCCCTTGGGTGCTGGGGTATTGACCAGCGACCTGCGCTACTTCAACAGCGTCGAATCGGGTTCGGCCTACGGCGGCAAGATCGACAACGACATGCTCAGTGGGCTGCTGTCCTACGCCGTTGTCGGCCACACACTGAGCGCCGGCTATCAAACCCTCAGCGGCGAGGCGGGCTTGCCTTATGTCAGCGGCGCCACGGTGTACTCCTTCAGCAACGTCGGGATCGGCAAGTTCATCGAGGAAGACGAGAAGACCTGGATGCTCGGTTATGGCTACGACTTCGCTCGCCTCGGTGTGCCCGGCCTGACATTTTCCACCCGCTATCTGAGCGGCAACGACGGCAAGTCCAATACCACCGTCAAAGAGTGGGAGCGTGATGCAGAGATCGCTTACGTGGTGCAGCAGGGTACGTTCAAGGGGCTGGGGGTGAAGGTGCGCAACTACGTCTATCGCTCGGACTTTTCCCGTGGCCGTGACAGCAACCGGATCTACTTCACCTACGATATTGCCCTTTGGTAG